One genomic region from Gemmatimonadota bacterium encodes:
- a CDS encoding serine hydrolase produces MESLRTASQPRRTAQVPGAFAVFVLLSSTACEPALNGENAPARASAQQRSSEWDYWAPQRDMIQRGVQAILQCNGLFTSHRPVDLVFEQELAYLASPVGSAEGGDYEVNEELRAVAIGKDGAVPTMRAAFREGIGCVTMAPDQDFDDIGSLPEHPMGAPVRDASDIPWPDGDLVEEVVVPDGVDADALQAASQWAFERESPEQVTLSLLVVHDGVIIHERYADGVNMDTRTRTWSTAKSIAVTLIGMTVDDGLLSLDDPLPFEWLPRQNPEDTDPRREITLRHLLNMSSGLETVDNRGMEYATGSGLSYWAGASSVTGALSRALIREPGSSWDYENYDTLLGVLAMKLALGGGDAYLEFPRRRLLDVIGMRNTLLSTDRFGDFILSSQVYTNARDLGRFGLLYLNGGVWNGERLLSEEWIEFTRTPAPATADRGNMYGGQWWLVPDGRDDVPKDAYSTAGNRGQFVLVVPSHDLVIVRRGLDYGRQGFNRWDLLREVLKAFG; encoded by the coding sequence ATGGAATCGCTTCGAACCGCGTCCCAGCCGCGTCGGACCGCCCAGGTCCCTGGCGCGTTCGCAGTCTTCGTCCTGCTCTCGTCTACGGCCTGCGAGCCGGCGCTGAACGGGGAGAACGCGCCCGCCCGGGCGAGCGCTCAGCAACGGAGCTCGGAGTGGGACTACTGGGCGCCCCAGCGCGACATGATCCAGAGGGGAGTGCAGGCCATCCTTCAGTGCAACGGACTCTTCACCTCCCACCGGCCCGTCGATCTCGTCTTCGAGCAGGAGCTGGCCTATCTGGCCAGTCCCGTGGGCTCCGCCGAAGGGGGCGACTACGAGGTGAACGAGGAGCTGCGCGCGGTCGCCATCGGCAAGGACGGAGCCGTGCCCACCATGCGCGCCGCCTTCAGAGAGGGGATCGGCTGCGTGACCATGGCCCCCGATCAGGACTTCGACGACATAGGTTCGCTTCCGGAGCACCCCATGGGAGCCCCCGTGCGCGACGCGTCCGACATTCCCTGGCCTGACGGCGATCTCGTGGAAGAGGTCGTCGTTCCGGACGGGGTCGACGCCGACGCGCTCCAGGCGGCTTCGCAATGGGCGTTCGAGCGGGAGTCGCCGGAGCAGGTCACGCTCTCCCTCCTCGTCGTCCACGACGGCGTCATCATCCACGAGCGCTACGCGGACGGTGTGAACATGGATACGCGCACCCGCACCTGGTCCACCGCCAAGAGCATCGCGGTCACGCTCATCGGGATGACGGTCGACGACGGTCTGCTCTCGTTGGACGATCCGCTTCCATTCGAGTGGCTGCCGCGACAGAATCCCGAAGATACCGATCCGCGGCGCGAAATCACCCTGCGCCACCTGCTCAACATGTCGAGCGGACTCGAGACGGTTGACAATAGGGGGATGGAGTACGCCACCGGGTCCGGGCTCTCCTACTGGGCCGGCGCATCGTCGGTCACCGGTGCGCTCTCCAGGGCTCTCATCCGCGAACCCGGGAGCAGTTGGGACTACGAGAACTACGACACGCTGCTGGGAGTGCTGGCGATGAAACTGGCCCTGGGCGGGGGCGACGCCTATCTGGAGTTCCCGCGCCGCAGGCTTCTCGACGTCATCGGTATGCGAAACACGCTCCTCTCCACCGACCGGTTCGGCGACTTCATCTTGAGCAGCCAGGTGTACACCAACGCCCGCGACCTCGGACGTTTCGGCCTCCTGTACCTCAACGGAGGAGTCTGGAACGGCGAACGGCTGCTGTCGGAGGAATGGATCGAGTTCACCCGCACTCCCGCCCCGGCGACCGCGGATCGCGGCAACATGTACGGCGGGCAGTGGTGGCTGGTGCCCGACGGTCGCGACGACGTTCCCAAGGACGCCTATTCCACGGCGGGAAACCGCGGGCAGTTCGTGC